Proteins encoded by one window of Brachionichthys hirsutus isolate HB-005 unplaced genomic scaffold, CSIRO-AGI_Bhir_v1 contig_919, whole genome shotgun sequence:
- the LOC137914844 gene encoding gap junction alpha-8 protein-like isoform X3, with protein sequence MGDWSFLGNILEEVNEHSTVIGRVWLTVLFIFRILILGTAAEFVWGDEQSDYVCNTQQPGCENVCYDEAFPISHIRLWVLQIIFVSTPSLVYVGHAVHHVHMEEKRKEREEAELSRQQELSEERLPLAPDQGSVRTTKETSTKGSKKFRLEGTLLRTYICHIIFKTLFEVGFVVGQYFLYGFRILPLYKCSRWPCPNTVDCFVSRPTEKTVFIIFMLAVACVSLFLNFVEISHLGLKKIRFVFRKPAPAPAQGEATAPLPPQGKSLPSLAVPSLQRARGYRLLEEEKAPPITHLYPLAEVGMEAGKGAPPFHGLEEKMDEVLPMEDLSQVYDETLPSYAQTTETEGVTLCEEEAEEVQPAEVEAEKLEGVADEDEEVEEVLNREGTATPQAGMEAMDTIEDTRPLSRMSKASSRARSDDLTV encoded by the coding sequence ATGGGTGACTGGAGCTTTCTGGGTAACATTTTAGAGGAAGTTAACGAGCACTCTACGGTGATCGGCCGGGTGTGGCTCACGGTGCTCTTCATTTTCCGTATCCTCATCCTCGGCACAGCGGCGGAATTTGTGTGGGGCGATGAGCAGTCTGACTACGTGTGCAACACGCAGCAGCCTGGATGCGAGAATGTGTGCTACGACGAGGCCTTTCCCATCTCCCACATCCGTCTTTGGGTGCTGCAAATCATCTTTGTGTCCACGCCGTCTTTGGTGTACGTGGGCCATGCTGTGCACCATGTTCACATGGAGGAGAAGCGTAAGGAGCGTGAGGAGGCAGAGCTCAGCCGGCAGCAGGAGCTGAGCGAGGAGCGTCTCCCTCTGGCACCCGACCAGGGAAGCGTCCGCACCACCAAGGAGACGAGCACGAAGGGAAGCAAGAAGTTCAGACTGGAGGGCACCTTGTTAAGGACCTACATCTGCCACATCATCTTCAAGACACTGTTTGAGGTGGGCTTCGTGGTGGGCCAGTACTTCCTGTATGGCTTCCGCATCCTGCCGCTGTACAAATGCAGCCGCTGGCCCTGCCCCAACACCGTGGACTGCTTTGTGTCTCGCCCCACAGAGAAGActgtcttcatcatcttcatgctGGCTGTGgcctgtgtctctctctttctcaacttTGTGGAGATCAGCCACCTGGGCCTGAAGAAGATCCGCTTTGTCTTTCGCAAGCCAGCGCCAGCCCCGGCCCAAGGAGAGGCCACCGCACCTCTACCGCCACAAGGGAAGAGCCTGCCTTCCCTGGCCGTGCCCTCCCTGCAGAGGGCAAGGGGTTACAGGctactggaggaggagaaagctcCCCCCATTACTCACCTCTACCCGCTCGCTGAGGTGGGCATGGAGGCTGGGAAAGGAGCCCCACCCTTTCATGGGCTAGAGGAAAAGATGGATGAGGTGCTTCCAATGGAGGACCTCTCTCAGGTGTACGATGAGACTCTGCCCTCTTATGCCCAGACCACTGAGACAGAGGGGGTGACATTGTGcgaggaggaggctgaggaggTGCAGCCGGCAGAAGTGGAAGCAGAGAAGCTGGAGGGGGTTgcggatgaggatgaggaggtagAAGAGGTGTTGAACAGGGAGGGCACCGCTACACCACAGGCAGGAATGGAGGCCATGGATACGATAGAAGACACCAGACCACTGAGCCGAATGAGCAAAGCCAGCAGCAGGGCCAGGTCAGACGATCtcactgtatga
- the LOC137914844 gene encoding gap junction alpha-8 protein-like isoform X2, with the protein MGDWSFLGNILEEVNEHSTVIGRVWLTVLFIFRILILGTAAEFVWGDEQSDYVCNTQQPGCENVCYDEAFPISHIRLWVLQIIFVSTPSLVYVGHAVHHVHMEEKRKEREEAELSRQQELSEERLPLAPDQGSVRTTKETSTKGSKKFRLEGTLLRTYICHIIFKTLFEVGFVVGQYFLYGFRILPLYKCSRWPCPNTVDCFVSRPTEKTVFIIFMLAVACVSLFLNFVEISHLGLKKIRFVFRKPAPAPAQGEATAPLPPQGKSLPSLAVPSLQRARGYRLLEEEKAPPITHLYPLAEVGMEAGKGAPPFHGLEEKMDEVLPMEDLSQVYDETLPSYAQTTETEGVTLCEEEAEEVQPAEAGMEAMDTIEDTRPLSRMSKASSRARSDDLTV; encoded by the exons ATGGGTGACTGGAGCTTTCTGGGTAACATTTTAGAGGAAGTTAACGAGCACTCTACGGTGATCGGCCGGGTGTGGCTCACGGTGCTCTTCATTTTCCGTATCCTCATCCTCGGCACAGCGGCGGAATTTGTGTGGGGCGATGAGCAGTCTGACTACGTGTGCAACACGCAGCAGCCTGGATGCGAGAATGTGTGCTACGACGAGGCCTTTCCCATCTCCCACATCCGTCTTTGGGTGCTGCAAATCATCTTTGTGTCCACGCCGTCTTTGGTGTACGTGGGCCATGCTGTGCACCATGTTCACATGGAGGAGAAGCGTAAGGAGCGTGAGGAGGCAGAGCTCAGCCGGCAGCAGGAGCTGAGCGAGGAGCGTCTCCCTCTGGCACCCGACCAGGGAAGCGTCCGCACCACCAAGGAGACGAGCACGAAGGGAAGCAAGAAGTTCAGACTGGAGGGCACCTTGTTAAGGACCTACATCTGCCACATCATCTTCAAGACACTGTTTGAGGTGGGCTTCGTGGTGGGCCAGTACTTCCTGTATGGCTTCCGCATCCTGCCGCTGTACAAATGCAGCCGCTGGCCCTGCCCCAACACCGTGGACTGCTTTGTGTCTCGCCCCACAGAGAAGActgtcttcatcatcttcatgctGGCTGTGgcctgtgtctctctctttctcaacttTGTGGAGATCAGCCACCTGGGCCTGAAGAAGATCCGCTTTGTCTTTCGCAAGCCAGCGCCAGCCCCGGCCCAAGGAGAGGCCACCGCACCTCTACCGCCACAAGGGAAGAGCCTGCCTTCCCTGGCCGTGCCCTCCCTGCAGAGGGCAAGGGGTTACAGGctactggaggaggagaaagctcCCCCCATTACTCACCTCTACCCGCTCGCTGAGGTGGGCATGGAGGCTGGGAAAGGAGCCCCACCCTTTCATGGGCTAGAGGAAAAGATGGATGAGGTGCTTCCAATGGAGGACCTCTCTCAGGTGTACGATGAGACTCTGCCCTCTTATGCCCAGACCACTGAGACAGAGGGGGTGACATTGTGcgaggaggaggctgaggaggTGCAGCCGGCAGAA GCAGGAATGGAGGCCATGGATACGATAGAAGACACCAGACCACTGAGCCGAATGAGCAAAGCCAGCAGCAGGGCCAGGTCAGACGATCtcactgtatga
- the LOC137914844 gene encoding gap junction alpha-8 protein-like isoform X1 — protein MGDWSFLGNILEEVNEHSTVIGRVWLTVLFIFRILILGTAAEFVWGDEQSDYVCNTQQPGCENVCYDEAFPISHIRLWVLQIIFVSTPSLVYVGHAVHHVHMEEKRKEREEAELSRQQELSEERLPLAPDQGSVRTTKETSTKGSKKFRLEGTLLRTYICHIIFKTLFEVGFVVGQYFLYGFRILPLYKCSRWPCPNTVDCFVSRPTEKTVFIIFMLAVACVSLFLNFVEISHLGLKKIRFVFRKPAPAPAQGEATAPLPPQGKSLPSLAVPSLQRARGYRLLEEEKAPPITHLYPLAEVGMEAGKGTLPSYAQTTETEGVTLCEEEAEEVQPAEVEAEKLEGVADEDEEVEEVLNREGTATPQAGMEAMDTIEDTRPLSRMSKASSRARSDDLTV, from the exons ATGGGTGACTGGAGCTTTCTGGGTAACATTTTAGAGGAAGTTAACGAGCACTCTACGGTGATCGGCCGGGTGTGGCTCACGGTGCTCTTCATTTTCCGTATCCTCATCCTCGGCACAGCGGCGGAATTTGTGTGGGGCGATGAGCAGTCTGACTACGTGTGCAACACGCAGCAGCCTGGATGCGAGAATGTGTGCTACGACGAGGCCTTTCCCATCTCCCACATCCGTCTTTGGGTGCTGCAAATCATCTTTGTGTCCACGCCGTCTTTGGTGTACGTGGGCCATGCTGTGCACCATGTTCACATGGAGGAGAAGCGTAAGGAGCGTGAGGAGGCAGAGCTCAGCCGGCAGCAGGAGCTGAGCGAGGAGCGTCTCCCTCTGGCACCCGACCAGGGAAGCGTCCGCACCACCAAGGAGACGAGCACGAAGGGAAGCAAGAAGTTCAGACTGGAGGGCACCTTGTTAAGGACCTACATCTGCCACATCATCTTCAAGACACTGTTTGAGGTGGGCTTCGTGGTGGGCCAGTACTTCCTGTATGGCTTCCGCATCCTGCCGCTGTACAAATGCAGCCGCTGGCCCTGCCCCAACACCGTGGACTGCTTTGTGTCTCGCCCCACAGAGAAGActgtcttcatcatcttcatgctGGCTGTGgcctgtgtctctctctttctcaacttTGTGGAGATCAGCCACCTGGGCCTGAAGAAGATCCGCTTTGTCTTTCGCAAGCCAGCGCCAGCCCCGGCCCAAGGAGAGGCCACCGCACCTCTACCGCCACAAGGGAAGAGCCTGCCTTCCCTGGCCGTGCCCTCCCTGCAGAGGGCAAGGGGTTACAGGctactggaggaggagaaagctcCCCCCATTACTCACCTCTACCCGCTCGCTGAGGTGGGCATGGAGGCTGGGAAAGGA ACTCTGCCCTCTTATGCCCAGACCACTGAGACAGAGGGGGTGACATTGTGcgaggaggaggctgaggaggTGCAGCCGGCAGAAGTGGAAGCAGAGAAGCTGGAGGGGGTTgcggatgaggatgaggaggtagAAGAGGTGTTGAACAGGGAGGGCACCGCTACACCACAGGCAGGAATGGAGGCCATGGATACGATAGAAGACACCAGACCACTGAGCCGAATGAGCAAAGCCAGCAGCAGGGCCAGGTCAGACGATCtcactgtatga